One region of Opitutaceae bacterium genomic DNA includes:
- a CDS encoding beta-lactamase family protein, whose amino-acid sequence MNPAGKLIKVLMRVMAMGISLPLVARADAVDDRIAKLMESRGVPGVSIAVFDAGAIVKARGYGVVEAGLSEPVSIGTLFQAGSVSKPVAAVGALRLVEDGRLTLDGDVNAHLKAWKVPENELTREEKVTLRRILSHSAGLTVKGFPGYASERVAAGVLQILDGAPPANTQPVRVEAVPGSRTMYSGGGYLVMQQMAAEAAGVPFAAYMRSRVLAPLGMSASAFEQPLPAMLAGRAASGHRLGRVPRVLEGRWFVHPELAAAGLWTTPTDLAKFAMAVQDAQAGGAGAILGKEVAGEMLTRQSGNQGLGWVIAGDGPLKRFEHGGRNAGFDTQLVAYVSGGRGAVVMMNANENAGMMARILEAIAEQYSWPGYPVRKPAVAIEDDAPQVSAVLRRVIERFADGGALDDIATAKLTGEVAPHRARIREDFLEYGALKKIERVQAAKDDGPGVHRHRLTFERATMLVRSEISDGRIDSISARPE is encoded by the coding sequence ATGAATCCAGCCGGAAAGTTGATCAAGGTCTTGATGCGAGTGATGGCCATGGGCATTTCGCTGCCGCTGGTCGCACGCGCGGATGCTGTCGATGACCGCATTGCGAAACTCATGGAGAGCCGCGGGGTGCCGGGGGTGTCCATCGCCGTCTTCGATGCCGGTGCGATCGTCAAGGCGAGGGGATATGGCGTGGTCGAGGCGGGACTGTCCGAGCCCGTCTCCATCGGCACGCTCTTTCAGGCGGGCTCGGTGAGCAAGCCGGTGGCGGCGGTCGGCGCGCTGCGTCTGGTGGAGGACGGCAGGCTGACGCTCGATGGCGATGTCAACGCACACCTCAAGGCCTGGAAGGTGCCGGAGAATGAACTCACGCGGGAGGAGAAGGTGACGCTGCGGCGGATCCTGAGTCACTCCGCCGGGCTCACGGTCAAGGGCTTTCCCGGCTACGCGAGCGAGCGCGTCGCGGCGGGCGTTCTCCAGATTCTCGACGGCGCGCCACCGGCGAACACCCAGCCGGTGCGCGTGGAGGCTGTCCCCGGTTCGCGGACAATGTATTCAGGTGGTGGATACCTTGTGATGCAGCAGATGGCGGCCGAGGCGGCGGGTGTGCCGTTTGCCGCGTACATGCGCTCGCGCGTGCTGGCGCCGCTGGGGATGTCGGCGAGCGCCTTCGAGCAGCCCCTGCCGGCCATGCTCGCCGGCCGCGCCGCTAGCGGTCACCGCCTGGGGAGGGTCCCGCGGGTGCTGGAGGGGCGCTGGTTCGTCCACCCGGAGCTGGCGGCGGCCGGATTGTGGACCACGCCGACGGACCTCGCGAAGTTTGCGATGGCGGTTCAGGATGCGCAGGCGGGCGGGGCGGGGGCGATCCTTGGGAAGGAGGTCGCCGGAGAAATGCTCACGCGACAATCCGGAAACCAGGGACTCGGCTGGGTGATCGCGGGGGACGGACCGCTGAAGCGGTTCGAGCACGGAGGCCGGAATGCGGGCTTCGACACACAGCTTGTCGCCTATGTCTCGGGAGGCCGCGGCGCCGTGGTGATGATGAATGCCAACGAGAATGCGGGCATGATGGCGAGGATCCTCGAAGCCATTGCAGAGCAGTATTCATGGCCTGGATACCCCGTCAGGAAACCCGCGGTTGCGATTGAGGATGATGCGCCACAGGTCAGCGCCGTGCTCAGGCGGGTGATCGAACGCTTTGCCGATGGTGGCGCCTTGGATGATATCGCAACGGCGAAGCTGACAGGTGAGGTCGCGCCGCATCGCGCCCGGATCAGGGAGGATTTTCTGGAGTATGGCGCATTAAAGAAAATCGAACGTGTTCAGGCGGCGAAGGACGATGGCCCGGGCGTCCACCGGCATCGCCTGACCTTTGAACGCGCCACGATGCTCGTGCGATCCGAGATCAGCGACGGAAGGATTGATTCGATTTCCGCCCGGCCCGAGTAA
- a CDS encoding SMP-30/gluconolactonase/LRE family protein produces the protein MHSPLPTFALIATVAIFAPGLQAQQASLVKKWETEATLLTPESVRFDGRHKVLYVSNVEGSEPWTKDGAGSIAKVGLDGKVIAARWITGLEAPKGIGLHKGRLYVADIDRVAVIDIAKGVIERFIEVPGSKRLNDVSVDASGDVYVSDMGGTKIYVIRNGSPSVYLEGFKRPNGVLAHKGSLYVLDAENLLKFGSDKKREVIVDGLDPSSDGIEHVKGDTFLVTCWTGLIYLVEGHEKALLLDTRAQKSNTADIGYDAKTRTVYVPTFFKNSVAAYDLKLK, from the coding sequence ATGCATTCCCCCCTTCCCACGTTCGCATTGATCGCAACAGTTGCCATTTTCGCTCCAGGCCTCCAGGCCCAGCAGGCCTCCCTCGTCAAGAAATGGGAGACCGAAGCCACGCTGCTGACACCTGAATCGGTCCGCTTCGACGGCAGACACAAAGTGCTCTATGTTTCCAACGTCGAGGGCAGCGAGCCATGGACAAAGGATGGCGCGGGCTCGATCGCCAAGGTGGGCTTGGATGGAAAGGTGATCGCCGCGCGATGGATCACCGGTCTCGAGGCCCCCAAGGGCATCGGCCTTCACAAGGGCAGGCTCTATGTGGCCGACATCGACCGCGTCGCCGTCATCGACATCGCCAAGGGCGTCATCGAGCGTTTCATTGAGGTGCCAGGGTCCAAACGACTCAACGACGTCTCAGTCGATGCCTCCGGAGATGTCTACGTTTCCGACATGGGCGGCACCAAGATCTACGTCATAAGGAACGGATCTCCTTCCGTGTACCTTGAGGGATTCAAGCGACCCAATGGTGTTCTTGCGCACAAGGGGTCGCTCTACGTGCTGGACGCGGAGAACCTCCTGAAATTCGGGAGCGACAAGAAGCGCGAGGTGATCGTGGACGGCCTTGATCCCAGTTCGGACGGCATTGAGCATGTGAAGGGCGACACGTTCCTTGTGACCTGCTGGACGGGCCTCATTTATCTCGTGGAGGGACACGAGAAGGCACTCCTCCTCGACACACGTGCTCAGAAGAGCAATACGGCGGACATCGGTTACGACGCGAAGACGCGCACCGTGTACGTGCCCACGTTCTTCAAGAACTCCGTCGCCGCGTACGATTTGAAGCTGAAGTAG
- a CDS encoding inositol monophosphatase yields MNAVDDLSVVLNEVAAIARGAGEIVMRHFASPIESKMKTSRIDIVTSADTETEAFIVGELLARFPGHHIVGEEGGGQGVPAEDAPCHWFVDPIDGTVNFASKFPYFCTSIAMTTRDRDPLLGVVYDPTRDELFAATKGMGAQLNGVAIKVSQTEKLIDAVIASGFPYDKHSNPDNNLAEWGAFVRRIRGERRLGSAALDMCYVAAGRLDGFWEKNLKPYDVMAGLLIAREAGGRVTDYEGGELPQRQDRGRYVASNERLHAEMLRVLRSVK; encoded by the coding sequence ATGAATGCCGTCGACGATTTATCGGTAGTACTCAATGAGGTGGCTGCGATTGCGCGCGGCGCGGGTGAGATCGTGATGAGGCATTTCGCTTCGCCGATCGAGTCGAAGATGAAGACGAGCCGCATAGACATCGTCACCTCGGCGGACACGGAGACAGAAGCATTCATAGTAGGTGAACTCCTGGCTCGCTTCCCTGGTCACCACATCGTGGGCGAGGAGGGTGGCGGGCAGGGCGTGCCGGCCGAGGATGCACCTTGCCATTGGTTCGTGGACCCGATCGATGGAACCGTCAATTTTGCGAGCAAGTTTCCGTATTTCTGCACCAGCATTGCCATGACCACGCGCGACAGGGATCCGTTGCTGGGTGTGGTCTATGATCCGACGCGGGATGAGTTGTTCGCCGCGACAAAGGGCATGGGAGCGCAGCTGAATGGCGTGGCGATCAAGGTATCGCAGACTGAGAAGTTGATCGATGCAGTGATTGCCAGCGGATTTCCGTACGACAAGCACAGCAATCCCGACAACAATCTTGCCGAATGGGGGGCGTTCGTCCGTCGCATCCGCGGCGAGCGTCGCCTGGGAAGCGCGGCGCTCGACATGTGCTATGTTGCGGCCGGGCGTCTGGATGGCTTCTGGGAGAAGAACCTCAAGCCGTATGACGTCATGGCAGGGCTGCTAATTGCGCGTGAAGCGGGCGGTAGGGTCACGGACTATGAGGGTGGCGAACTTCCGCAGCGCCAGGATCGTGGCCGGTATGTGGCGAGCAACGAACGGCTTCATGCCGAGATGCTGAGAGTGCTGCGATCGGTGAAATGA